The Teredinibacter sp. KSP-S5-2 genome includes a window with the following:
- the tkt gene encoding transketolase → MPSRRELANAIRALSMDAVQQANSGHPGAPMGMADIAEVLWNDYLKHNPANPDWSDRDRFVLSNGHGSMLIYSLLHLTGYDLPIEELKNFRQMHSKTPGHPEYGYAPGVETTTGPLGQGISNAVGMAIAEKILAGQFNRDGHEIVDHYTYCFLGDGCLMEGISHEVCSLAGTLGLGKLIAFYDDNGISIDGEVEGWFTDDTPKRFESYGWNVIPGVDGHDPEAISAAIQKARAETGKPTLICCKTIIGFGSPNKQGKEDCHGAPLGADEVKLARETLGWEHPAFEVPQDIYQSWDGKGKGAEVESAWNVKFEAYKQAHPELAAEYERRVIKGELPADFSAKADTYIAECQAAGEKVASRKASQNSLNAFGPLLPELLGGSADLAGSNLTLWSGCKGIEANDASGNYLYYGVREFGMSAIMNGIALHGGFVNYGATFLMFMEYARNAVRMSALMGIQSIFVYTHDSIGLGEDGPTHQPVEQLTALRSTPNMATWRPCDAAESAVAWKCAIERRNGPSALIFSRQGLAPQARTEAQLADVARGGYILKDCDGEPDAIIMATGSEVELAVGAAEQLAVTGKKIRVVSMPCAEEFDRQDAAYKESVLPLSVTARVAVEALHADFWYKYVGLDGRIIGMTTFGESAPGDELMAHFGFTVENVVNTVNELVEAI, encoded by the coding sequence ATGCCTTCTCGCAGAGAACTTGCTAACGCCATACGTGCACTGAGTATGGACGCAGTCCAACAAGCTAATAGTGGTCACCCCGGAGCGCCAATGGGGATGGCCGACATCGCCGAAGTGCTATGGAATGACTATTTAAAGCATAACCCAGCTAATCCAGACTGGTCCGACCGCGACCGCTTCGTGTTGTCAAACGGTCACGGTTCCATGCTGATTTATTCGCTTTTGCATTTGACTGGCTATGATCTGCCAATTGAAGAATTGAAAAACTTCCGTCAAATGCACTCCAAAACACCCGGTCACCCTGAATACGGTTATGCGCCAGGTGTTGAAACCACAACTGGTCCACTTGGGCAGGGCATCAGTAATGCGGTGGGCATGGCGATCGCAGAAAAGATTTTGGCTGGGCAGTTTAACCGTGATGGTCACGAAATCGTTGACCACTATACCTATTGCTTCCTTGGCGATGGTTGCTTAATGGAAGGTATTTCTCACGAAGTATGTTCATTAGCGGGAACTCTGGGCTTGGGCAAGTTGATTGCCTTTTATGATGACAACGGTATCTCAATCGATGGTGAAGTTGAGGGTTGGTTTACCGATGACACGCCCAAGCGTTTTGAATCCTATGGTTGGAATGTGATTCCTGGAGTTGATGGTCACGACCCTGAGGCAATCTCTGCGGCAATTCAAAAGGCTCGAGCCGAAACGGGCAAGCCGACATTAATCTGCTGTAAAACCATCATTGGTTTTGGCTCTCCAAATAAGCAAGGTAAAGAAGATTGCCATGGTGCACCGCTGGGTGCCGACGAAGTGAAGCTTGCCCGTGAGACTCTAGGTTGGGAGCATCCTGCTTTTGAAGTACCACAAGATATTTACCAAAGCTGGGACGGCAAAGGCAAAGGTGCCGAGGTTGAATCGGCATGGAATGTCAAATTTGAAGCCTATAAACAAGCACACCCAGAGTTAGCCGCCGAATATGAGCGCCGGGTTATTAAGGGTGAGTTGCCTGCGGATTTCTCTGCCAAAGCGGATACGTATATTGCAGAATGCCAGGCAGCAGGTGAAAAAGTGGCTTCTCGTAAAGCATCGCAAAATTCACTTAACGCCTTTGGCCCATTGTTACCTGAATTGCTGGGCGGTTCTGCCGACCTTGCCGGTTCCAACCTGACTCTTTGGTCTGGTTGCAAAGGCATTGAAGCCAATGACGCTTCAGGAAACTACTTGTATTACGGTGTGCGCGAATTTGGTATGAGCGCCATCATGAACGGTATTGCATTACACGGTGGTTTCGTAAATTACGGTGCAACGTTCTTAATGTTTATGGAGTACGCGCGCAACGCGGTGCGTATGTCGGCATTGATGGGTATTCAAAGCATTTTTGTTTATACCCATGACTCTATTGGCTTGGGTGAAGATGGCCCAACCCACCAACCGGTTGAGCAACTTACTGCTCTGCGCTCTACCCCCAATATGGCCACTTGGCGCCCTTGTGACGCCGCTGAATCTGCTGTGGCCTGGAAGTGTGCAATTGAGCGTCGTAACGGGCCGTCTGCATTGATTTTCAGTCGTCAGGGCTTGGCTCCTCAGGCTCGTACAGAAGCGCAGCTTGCTGATGTCGCTCGTGGTGGTTATATCCTTAAAGATTGCGATGGCGAGCCTGATGCAATCATTATGGCCACTGGTTCTGAAGTGGAATTGGCTGTTGGTGCCGCTGAACAGTTAGCCGTTACCGGCAAGAAAATCCGCGTGGTTTCCATGCCTTGTGCCGAAGAGTTTGATCGTCAGGATGCTGCATACAAAGAGTCGGTATTACCGCTTTCAGTAACCGCTCGCGTCGCTGTCGAAGCGCTTCATGCCGACTTCTGGTACAAGTATGTCGGTTTGGATGGACGCATTATTGGTATGACGACCTTTGGTGAGTCTGCGCCTGGCGATGAACTCATGGCGCATTTCGGTTTTACGGTTGAAAATGTAGTAAATACCGTTAACGAATTGGTTGAAGCGATATAA
- the metK gene encoding methionine adenosyltransferase, which produces MSEYSIFTSESVSEGHPDKMADQISDAVLDAIIKDDRQSRVAVETMVKTGMVIVAGEVRTNTYVDLEDLIRDVILDIGYNSSDVGFDGASCAVLNAIGKQSSDIAMGVDEGDKKELGAGDQGLMFGYATNETDVLMPAPIYYSHRLVEKQAELRKNGTHAWSRPDAKSQVTLRYENGKPVAVDAVVLSTQHSPDISHSLLQEAVMEEIIKPVLPAQWLHADTQYHINPTGQFIIGGPVGDCGLTGRKIIVDTYGGMARHGGGAFSGKDPSKVDRSAAYAGRYVAKNIVAAGLADRCEIQVSYAIGVAEPTSISINTFGTGKIADDKIVELVNEHFDLRPGGLIEMLDLLRPIYRATAAYGHFGREEANFTWEQTNKADALKAAL; this is translated from the coding sequence ATGTCTGAGTATTCTATTTTTACCTCTGAATCTGTTTCAGAAGGTCACCCCGATAAAATGGCGGATCAAATTTCTGATGCTGTTCTAGATGCGATTATAAAAGACGACCGCCAATCCCGCGTAGCGGTTGAGACAATGGTAAAAACAGGCATGGTGATTGTTGCAGGTGAAGTGCGTACCAACACCTACGTCGACCTGGAAGACCTTATCCGCGATGTAATTCTGGACATTGGTTATAACTCCAGTGATGTTGGCTTTGATGGGGCCTCGTGTGCCGTATTAAATGCAATAGGTAAACAATCATCCGATATTGCCATGGGTGTTGACGAAGGCGATAAAAAAGAATTGGGCGCTGGCGACCAAGGTTTAATGTTTGGTTATGCCACTAATGAAACCGATGTGCTCATGCCTGCTCCAATTTATTACTCGCACCGATTAGTGGAAAAACAAGCTGAGTTACGTAAGAACGGCACTCACGCTTGGTCTCGCCCCGATGCCAAAAGCCAGGTTACTTTACGCTACGAAAACGGCAAACCTGTTGCGGTGGATGCGGTTGTGCTTTCCACACAACACTCTCCGGACATTTCCCACTCACTGCTACAAGAAGCAGTGATGGAAGAAATTATTAAACCGGTTTTACCCGCACAATGGTTACATGCCGATACCCAATATCACATTAACCCTACCGGGCAATTTATTATCGGTGGCCCAGTTGGTGACTGTGGTTTAACCGGCCGGAAAATTATTGTTGATACCTACGGTGGTATGGCGCGTCATGGCGGTGGTGCATTTTCCGGCAAGGACCCATCCAAGGTTGACCGTTCCGCTGCTTATGCCGGGCGTTATGTAGCAAAAAATATCGTTGCTGCGGGTCTTGCGGATCGATGTGAAATACAAGTGTCCTATGCTATTGGTGTTGCCGAGCCAACCTCAATTTCTATCAACACATTTGGCACAGGAAAAATCGCTGACGATAAAATCGTAGAGTTGGTTAACGAACATTTCGACCTACGCCCAGGTGGACTTATTGAAATGCTTGACCTTCTTCGCCCAATTTACCGCGCCACTGCGGCATACGGTCACTTTGGTCGAGAAGAAGCAAACTTTACTTGGGAACAAACTAACAAAGCTGACGCATTAAAAGCTGCTCTGTAA
- the ahcY gene encoding adenosylhomocysteinase has protein sequence MTEQLTTSTGFADFKVAAKNIEEFEQLANWGRREIDIAEGEMPALMALRKKYQDEQPLAGAKIMGCIHMTIQTAVLIETLISLGAEVRWSSCNIFSTQDHAAAAIAAAGIPVFAWKGETEEEFWWCIEQTILVDGKPWDANMILDDGGDLTLVVHDKYHTMLDNIHGISEETTTGVHRLVEMMEKGTLKVPAINVNDSVTKSKNDNKYGCRHSLNDAIKRGTDHLLSGKKALVIGYGDVGKGSAASLRQEGMIVKVSEIDPICAMQACMDGFEVVSPYQNGINTGKVEDTNKDLLQNTDLVVTTTGNINVCDAAILQALKSGAVVCNIGHFDNEIDTAYMRKTWEWEEIKPQVHKVYRDKSANDHLILLSEGRLVNLGNATGHPSRIMDGSFANQVLAQIYLYEEKFGELEADYKAKNIYVKVLPKKLDEEVAKDMVEGFGGVITRLTQDQAKYINVNVDGPYKPEHYKY, from the coding sequence ATGACAGAGCAACTCACAACCAGCACAGGCTTTGCCGACTTTAAAGTCGCAGCAAAAAACATTGAAGAGTTCGAACAATTGGCCAACTGGGGCCGCAGGGAAATTGACATTGCTGAAGGCGAAATGCCGGCATTAATGGCCTTGCGTAAAAAATATCAGGACGAGCAGCCTTTAGCCGGAGCTAAAATTATGGGCTGCATCCACATGACAATCCAAACAGCCGTACTTATCGAAACACTGATTTCGTTAGGCGCTGAAGTACGTTGGTCGTCATGTAATATTTTCTCTACCCAAGATCACGCCGCCGCCGCAATCGCTGCTGCCGGTATTCCGGTTTTTGCCTGGAAAGGTGAAACAGAAGAAGAATTCTGGTGGTGTATCGAGCAAACCATTCTGGTTGACGGCAAGCCTTGGGACGCGAATATGATTCTGGACGACGGTGGGGATTTAACACTTGTTGTGCACGATAAATACCACACCATGCTCGATAATATTCACGGTATTTCCGAAGAAACCACTACCGGTGTGCATCGTTTAGTTGAAATGATGGAAAAAGGCACGTTGAAAGTACCTGCGATTAATGTGAATGATTCCGTCACCAAATCGAAAAACGACAATAAATACGGTTGTCGCCACAGTTTAAATGACGCAATCAAACGTGGTACTGACCACTTGCTGTCCGGTAAAAAAGCCTTGGTAATCGGTTATGGTGATGTGGGTAAAGGTTCTGCAGCATCTCTACGCCAGGAAGGTATGATTGTTAAAGTATCGGAAATCGATCCAATCTGCGCCATGCAAGCCTGTATGGACGGTTTTGAAGTGGTATCGCCATACCAAAACGGCATCAACACAGGAAAAGTGGAAGATACCAACAAAGATCTACTGCAAAATACCGACTTGGTTGTAACCACTACGGGTAATATTAACGTGTGTGATGCTGCAATATTACAAGCCCTGAAAAGTGGCGCGGTTGTGTGTAACATCGGTCACTTCGACAATGAGATTGATACCGCGTACATGCGTAAAACATGGGAGTGGGAAGAAATCAAACCCCAAGTCCATAAGGTGTATCGCGACAAGTCTGCAAACGACCACCTAATTTTGTTATCAGAAGGTCGACTGGTGAACCTGGGTAATGCAACCGGTCACCCTTCACGTATTATGGATGGTTCCTTTGCCAACCAAGTGCTGGCACAGATATATCTATATGAAGAAAAATTTGGTGAACTGGAAGCAGACTACAAAGCCAAAAATATTTACGTCAAAGTCCTACCAAAAAAACTGGACGAAGAAGTAGCAAAAGATATGGTTGAAGGTTTCGGCGGCGTAATAACCCGCTTAACTCAAGACCAGGCAAAATACATTAACGTAAATGTAGACGGCCCATATAAGCCAGAGCACTACAAATACTAA
- the metF gene encoding methylenetetrahydrofolate reductase [NAD(P)H], which translates to MSDEEQTPIRLSFEFFPPKTDNGREKLKSVRQELNKLNPDFFSVTYGAGGSTRDNTKGIVKAMKDEGMSVAPHLSFGGDDEDSMVELLAEYKEYGVNRIVALRGDMPSGVGGGLQLVYANELVAFIEKHFPGQFELEVAAYPEIHPEAPSYVEDIRFLKQKLDAGASSAITQYFFNPDAYFYFIDECAKEGIDKPIYPGIMPITNYRNLARFSDNCGAEIPRWIRKRLESCGDNVESITATGTEIVTELCETLLDGGAPGLHFYTMNQIEPTSTIINNLDLVDLE; encoded by the coding sequence ATGTCCGACGAAGAACAAACACCGATCCGATTAAGTTTTGAATTTTTCCCCCCAAAAACCGACAACGGACGGGAAAAGCTTAAATCCGTAAGACAAGAACTTAACAAACTTAATCCTGACTTTTTCTCTGTCACATACGGTGCAGGCGGTTCAACCCGAGACAATACCAAAGGTATTGTGAAAGCGATGAAAGATGAAGGTATGTCTGTTGCGCCTCATCTGTCATTTGGTGGTGATGACGAAGACAGCATGGTGGAGCTGCTTGCAGAATATAAAGAGTATGGTGTGAATCGCATCGTGGCTTTAAGAGGCGATATGCCATCCGGTGTCGGCGGTGGGTTACAGCTCGTCTACGCCAATGAACTTGTGGCCTTTATCGAAAAACATTTTCCCGGTCAATTTGAACTGGAAGTGGCTGCGTACCCAGAAATTCATCCTGAAGCGCCATCTTACGTCGAAGACATTCGTTTCCTGAAACAAAAATTGGACGCAGGTGCAAGCAGCGCGATCACCCAATACTTTTTTAATCCTGATGCGTATTTCTATTTTATTGATGAATGCGCGAAAGAAGGTATTGATAAACCAATATACCCGGGCATCATGCCAATCACCAATTACCGCAATCTGGCTCGTTTTAGCGATAATTGCGGTGCCGAAATTCCACGCTGGATACGCAAGCGTCTGGAAAGCTGTGGCGACAACGTGGAAAGTATCACTGCGACCGGAACCGAAATTGTCACCGAGCTTTGCGAAACGTTATTGGATGGCGGTGCTCCCGGTTTGCATTTCTATACCATGAACCAGATTGAACCCACATCAACCATTATTAATAACCTGGATTTAGTCGACCTGGAATAA
- a CDS encoding metalloregulator ArsR/SmtB family transcription factor, which translates to MSEDLIKKQPTPLGTELAQLLKAAGDPLRLEILRALSSDSFGVLELCYAFGVKQSALSHHLKVLSTVGLVTTRREGNTIFYRRNHIFPGEHFAEVKSAIYRNTDQLDLGDTVLEKIQTIHEDRAKASKQFFNDRAQDFKEQQDLIASFEIYGEQVGELLDSSPLPSNNSVLEIGPGAGEFLPFLAQRFDSVTALDLSASMLEKAKTLSAEKQLNNIQFICSDTSYCQEYSELFDCVVINMVLHHTPSPNQIFSDISQIIKPKGILLICDLSNHDQEWVKNACGDLWLGFDRKDLIQWGRENQFHEGQSAYFTLRNGFQIQIQQFIKNHPGDY; encoded by the coding sequence ATGAGCGAAGATTTGATCAAAAAACAGCCAACCCCACTTGGAACCGAGTTGGCACAATTGCTGAAAGCCGCGGGAGACCCTCTGCGACTGGAAATTTTGCGTGCGCTCAGTTCCGACTCTTTTGGCGTACTGGAGTTGTGTTATGCCTTTGGAGTCAAGCAATCCGCTCTAAGCCATCACCTTAAAGTTTTATCCACTGTTGGCCTGGTTACCACCCGCCGTGAAGGCAATACCATTTTTTATCGCCGTAACCACATTTTTCCTGGAGAGCACTTCGCGGAAGTTAAAAGTGCTATTTATCGCAATACCGACCAACTTGATCTAGGTGACACGGTGTTAGAGAAAATCCAGACCATTCACGAAGATCGGGCAAAAGCGTCCAAGCAGTTTTTTAACGACCGGGCTCAGGACTTCAAAGAGCAACAGGATTTAATTGCCAGCTTTGAAATATACGGCGAACAGGTTGGAGAGCTGCTCGATTCCAGTCCATTACCAAGCAACAATTCGGTATTGGAAATTGGCCCTGGTGCAGGAGAATTTTTACCCTTCCTGGCCCAACGCTTTGATTCAGTTACCGCTCTGGATCTCTCGGCCAGTATGTTGGAAAAGGCCAAAACACTGAGCGCTGAAAAACAACTTAATAATATTCAGTTTATTTGCAGCGATACCAGCTACTGCCAGGAATACAGCGAATTATTTGATTGCGTGGTGATAAATATGGTGCTTCATCACACACCATCACCTAACCAGATCTTTTCCGACATCAGCCAAATCATCAAACCCAAAGGTATTTTGCTGATTTGTGATTTGTCCAACCACGATCAGGAATGGGTTAAAAATGCCTGTGGCGATCTTTGGCTGGGGTTTGACAGGAAGGATTTAATTCAATGGGGCAGGGAAAATCAATTCCATGAAGGCCAAAGCGCCTATTTTACTTTGCGCAACGGTTTTCAAATTCAAATTCAACAATTTATTAAAAATCATCCAGGAGACTATTGA
- a CDS encoding 16S rRNA (uracil(1498)-N(3))-methyltransferase, whose product MRIPRIYTPQSITPETSFELEAGASHHLLKVLRMSVGRELILFNGQGAEYPAEIIAATKKNATVAVKSEIHRETESPLNTELAIGISKGERMDWVLQKATELGINTIRPLLTERTEVKLTGDRLQKRVDHWQQVVISACEQCQRNRIPEIHDPQRAQDFISTSQSDLKFVLHHRSEKQLTSYSTPKSVSLLIGPEGGLTDEEIAHATQHGFHELTLGPRVLRTETAPIVALAVLQSHWGDF is encoded by the coding sequence ATGCGCATTCCCCGTATATATACTCCTCAGTCTATAACGCCCGAAACCAGCTTCGAGCTCGAAGCTGGTGCATCCCATCATTTATTAAAAGTGCTGCGTATGAGTGTTGGCCGCGAGCTGATATTGTTTAATGGTCAAGGGGCGGAATACCCTGCAGAGATCATTGCGGCAACCAAAAAAAATGCAACGGTAGCGGTAAAGTCTGAAATTCACCGAGAAACAGAATCTCCTTTGAATACCGAGTTGGCCATTGGCATATCCAAAGGCGAGCGTATGGACTGGGTTTTACAAAAAGCCACCGAACTTGGGATCAACACTATTAGGCCACTTTTAACCGAACGTACGGAAGTGAAATTAACAGGCGACCGTTTACAGAAACGAGTCGACCATTGGCAACAGGTGGTAATCAGTGCCTGTGAACAATGCCAGCGCAACCGCATCCCTGAAATACATGATCCACAACGTGCCCAGGATTTTATATCCACCAGCCAGAGCGACTTAAAATTTGTATTACACCACCGCTCCGAAAAACAACTGACATCCTATTCCACACCCAAATCCGTTTCGCTGCTAATTGGACCCGAAGGTGGACTAACAGACGAAGAAATAGCGCATGCGACACAGCATGGTTTTCATGAACTGACGCTAGGCCCAAGGGTATTACGCACAGAAACCGCTCCCATTGTGGCGCTGGCGGTATTGCAGTCCCACTGGGGAGATTTCTAG
- a CDS encoding alpha-ketoglutarate-dependent dioxygenase AlkB family protein, with amino-acid sequence MTLFDCTSVNIPIENGSLTYFPEFIAPKEAKTLFQKLQEELNWQQDQIHVYGRSVMIPRLNAWYADESQNYGYSGTALTHNPWSPELLSIKKRVEDISHHQFNGMLANLYRDGQDSVSWHSDDEPELGPNPVIASVSLGESRRFSLKHRFNKQLKPVHLELESGSLLIMAGSTQHYWHHQVAKSRKPLGARINLTFRKILSISS; translated from the coding sequence ATGACTCTTTTCGATTGCACTTCAGTGAATATTCCCATAGAAAACGGCAGTTTGACGTACTTTCCTGAATTTATTGCACCGAAAGAAGCCAAAACTCTCTTTCAAAAACTGCAGGAAGAGCTTAACTGGCAGCAGGATCAAATCCACGTTTACGGCAGAAGCGTTATGATTCCCCGCCTCAATGCCTGGTACGCGGATGAGTCTCAAAATTACGGCTATTCAGGCACAGCCTTGACGCACAACCCATGGTCGCCCGAGCTGCTCTCAATAAAAAAGCGCGTCGAAGACATCAGTCATCATCAATTTAATGGCATGCTGGCCAATCTCTATCGCGATGGCCAGGACAGCGTCTCCTGGCACAGTGATGACGAACCCGAACTTGGCCCAAATCCGGTTATAGCCTCGGTTAGCCTAGGCGAAAGCCGACGCTTCTCTCTAAAACACCGTTTCAACAAACAACTCAAACCTGTTCACCTCGAACTGGAATCCGGGTCGCTGTTAATTATGGCCGGTTCTACCCAGCACTACTGGCACCACCAAGTCGCCAAAAGCAGGAAACCTCTTGGAGCCAGAATCAACCTGACCTTCAGGAAAATTCTGTCAATCTCAAGCTAA